The stretch of DNA tcattatgagtgggaatgtatatgggtggttcaatcgaggacgtagaaatggaaagcgaaaccgtgcccatgactgcagtagtgacaggcaacctccgattttggcTCTCCTCGGTCGcttcgccccgcacatctccctaTATAATTTAGCCAACACGGTAGACCCCCAACTGAATTCACTgactgctctaaaatcaacgagtttcagcagccatcttagatgtacgcggctccATGACGTGTCggacatcagataacctccaattatttaAAGAATGTATGTCCGAGtatatcggattctttcaatttcggttgaatcttcattCGGATCAGCGAATGCatcacgtaaccagcccatctcgacctTACCTCCCTCCATTTTCTCCGGAATTGCgtccaaaagctcgtagcacaccgcctcccaattgctagattgggcagacccggtgactgggtgcccgtccaccgacaatcccaattgcagatggacatcttctagagtgatagtgcactctccacatagaagatggaatgtgtgcgtctcgggtctccacctctcgatgaacgcactgatcagtttcggGTACAACTTGCATCctcggcctaccgtcgccacgtgccaaaaacccgcttcccgcaggtagttctctaccaacggtgatggaggagtaTGCATATTctggatattgcattccaatacccgatctacctccttttataacaaataataaattaataattatctaaaaatgcataaataaaaaattcttaaataatatttaaaaattaaatttaacacttaccattttcatttgttccaccgatatgtgatgcttatcaagacgagtcaatgatccggccattgatgaaatcgggcaaatttttacaatttatacaaatataaaaaaatttaaaatcattttaaaaaaggaaattgagaggaaattgaaatcaaatatggatttgagagaattttggaaggaaattaagagaattttggaaggaaattgagaggaaattgaaattaaatatggatttgagagaattttggaaggaaatcgagagaattttgaaaagaaattgagaggaaatatgagagaggatttgtttgtgaaaaaataaaaaggggtgggggtatttatagttttttttttaccgttgggggggcaacgatcaaatttttgaccgttggCTACTGTTCACGCGTGggaggaaatcgcgtccacgtaagcGCGAGATGCTTACGTGGAAGGAAATTGCATCCTTAAGGGAGCGATTTCCTTCCACATAAGCATCTCGCgcttacgtggacgcgatttcctgacgcgtaccctgacatcgcgctgacgtggacgcgatttcgcggaaaatggatcattccggtaaataataaaatagatggcccatttcggtaattttttacaaaaataggcttttattggtaaattgcccCAAAGATTCTAAgtattgttttatttcttgttcaAGAGAACAATTgaattccctttttcttttcttcttagcATTAGTCGAATGCCATGTTTCTCTTATGGCGTTAtgggatttttattttaaattttaggatttttattaggatataatattttttaagatgaaaatattgaaatttagaatgaaaatattgatatgaTATTAAACTATTAGAAAAGGGATGCAGATGACGTGGCATCactatttcatacaatcattttccAAATTATAATTCCTAAATGTTATTTAACATTAATGGCGGAATGTCTTCCTTTTTGGACAAGAGATTCATTCGAAAGTTTGTTTTTGTGTCGGTTAGCTACCACTTGGTGGTTGACGATGTTTTCTTTTTCAACGTTTGTTCACGAAGCAATTGGTCTGCCGACATTTTATTGATAGAGAATGTTTTATGGAGATGTGGTGAAGTTGATTAATTATTTAGTGGTTTGTCGTATTATCATGTTTGCTTTTTACTATGTTAGGAATTTGTTTCTTACCCACTTGGTGGTTGGCGACGTTTTCTTTTTGAACATTTGTCCTCGAAGTGATTGGTATGCCGACATTTTATTGACAGAGAAAGTTTTATGAAGATGTGGTGAAACTGATTAATTATTCAGTGGTCTGTCATTATCATGTTTGCTTTTTACTATGTTAGGAATTTGTTTCCTGCCCTCTTGGTGGTTGGCGAAGTTTTCTTTTTGAACATCTGTTCGCGAAGTGATTGGTATGTCTATATTTTATTGACAGAGAATGTTTTATGAAGACGTGgtgaaattgattaattatttagTGGTTTGTCATATTATCATGTTTGCTTTTTACTATGTTAGGAATTTGTTTCCTACCCACTTGGCGATTGGCGACGTTTTCTTTTTGAACATTTGTTCGTGAAGTGATTGGTATGCCGACATTTTATTGACAGAGCATGTTTTTTGAAAACGTGgtgaaattgattaatttttcaaTGGCTCGTTATATTATAATGTTTGCTTCTTACTATGTTAGGAATTTTTTTTCCTGCCCACTTGGTGGTTGATGATGTTCGCAAAGCGATTAGTATATATGCTGACATTTTATGGACAAAGAATGTTTTATGAAGGTCTGGTGAAGTTGATTAATTATTCAGTGGTTTGTTATATTATCATGTTTGCTACTATGTtagaaattattatatataaggaGGACATTTGATGAACCGTCGGTGCATCACGCTCGTGCATCATTATAAaccctaaataaaaaaataatggagGGCTTATAAcaactttatttaaacataaactCTAAATCTGAAACCTAAAGCTCTATATAAACCCTAAATCTAAAACTCAATATAAATCCTAACTCAAAACtcgagaaaaaaatataatcattataataaatatttatttataagtcctccactattttttattgagtaaactacactagtagtcacccaataattagtaaattttttgttgatcactcaactatgaaagttataaaatggttactcaactattcaattttatctttttagatCCCCAGTTGGCTAACagtgacaacttttaaaattgacgtGATAACAACTTTAATcatcaacatttataaattatatcaatttagtcttgattctaaaaaatctaaCCTTCAATATTTACACGTGTAAGTTAatctttttaacctttttttatattACTGAATGATAAAATATCATAGTATTATTCaccaataatatataaaaacaatgcTACGCTCGTTCCATATATTTTAATCTCCTTTTGACTCGTAACGTATATAATCCATATTCAGTCCCCCATGGGTTTACTACTAGTCAAGCACTAAAACCATTGCAATCTTTACATAACGGATGCTCCTTCCTTGTCTTGTTGTATTGCTTGTCTTGGATTCCTTTTCATACGGTACTTATTTCGTGCATGCATTACATGTTTTTCCACTTGTCTTGTTTTCCCtcttttttcatgtttttttccctcttttttcaTGCATTATCACTTGAAggtattatcattattttttcctTTATATATCATTCGATGGTTAAGTTTGATGGTTTTTCTAATATCATATTTGAGTTATTTTTTAGTCTAATTTAATGCTTGAACAGAAATTTAagttttgataattaattttttagtatttaatttggattttaaaattgattaattgttaatattattatatttgaatttttcatgattttactAATAGAATAAATCtagtgttaattgtgaatttatttaattttgcgtCCAATGAATCCGATCAActctaaaactcaaattaaatactaaaaagttaACATCATTACCTtttgatattaaaatatataattttgtcAAATATAGATACTAGACAAAAAAATATCACATgtactatattttaaaaaaatcaaatttaaatatttattattatgtatttccACTTAAAGTTATTGTTACCGAATCACAAATAAAAACCCTTTTTATTCGAATAGTTACGACTTTTCAATGAACCAattctatttgatttttttttctattttctatttttttcctttttgggtattcaaccaaaaaccaaaatttgttttaattcaCTGTATAATCTACTCTAAAGAAACAAATTGCCATTTCCTCTTCCCctatatatgtatgcatgaatgTACCCATATACCTCATTACACCGACAGTAAACTTATTTGTAGAAAAGTTTGGTTTTAATCTCTTATAAAGAAAAGCCAAGATGGTGGTCGGCTTGGTCGAGACGGCTGTTCCGGCAGCCAAATCCACAGTTTCCTCCGCCGTGAAGAAACCTACTACTCTCTCCTCGGACCCTATCATCAATGTTGCTCGGTTAGTCCACTGCTTCCATTGGTTGCTTTTACGTTAATATTTTGCtttattcatttcatgcaatGTCTTTAAAAGATAACAAAATTTTTACCACCCTTCATGGACTCTAAATCTAGAGTCTAACAATTTTCCCTTGATGCATCCATCCAATGGCAGATATTGAGACTTAAGTTTTGGGGggtttaagtaaaattttcaaataaattaaaagacattatgaagattttcaaaaatttggaggagctaaattaaaattttcaacaagttTCAAGGGAAAATTGAATTTTTCCAAATAAAATTAGGAGGGGGGCAAGGCCCCCTTTGGCCTCCATTACGGTCCgccattgcatgcatgcatttgcTATGTAATGAATAGTTAAgggataattaaaacccaaaacttaACTCAGTTAGTACATTCAGCGGTGATCCTACGATTTACGAGCCGTACTGGAAGAAGATGGGAGATAGGTGTAAAGTGGTTATTGCTGGAGATGAATTCATGAGCTACTTTTGCAATGCGATGAACCTATGTTGGTTTTTGCTGCCGGAGCTCGACAATGCCATTCGGACACTGCATCGTGTCGTTGGGAATGCCATGGTCGATGATGATAGGTTCATCGTTGTGGGGAATGGCTCGACCCAGCTCTTCCATGCTTTGCTATACGCCCTCTCGTCTTCTAATATGCTTGAACCTATTAACGTGGTCGCTGCCGCCCCTTTCTACTCGGTAAGCATACAATTGCAGCCGttagtttatattatatatatatttggttttaacgtattttttgaatatattttcatatataattttactttattttcaatttttaataaaatatatattatatatacaaataGAAATATCCATGTTTTAATTATGGTCTAATTCTAACCCAGTCCTTGAAGGGTCATTCTGCTTTTTATTTCAGGCTAGAGTCAAATTGATGACGctattaattgattaaatagcACGTGCACGGATCGGTGCTgccaaaactacgtcgttttaacTTTTCTTTACTAACCTctctttactatttattttacCTTGTAACTTGCAGTCATATCCAGAGGAGACGAAGTTCCTGCGATCGGAGCTGTATAAATGGGCAGGCGATGCAAATTGCTACGATAAAGACGAACCCTACATCGAGGTGGTCACATCGCCGAACAACCCCGATGGGTCGATTCGAGGAACCGTGGTGAATCGTGAAGGTGGTAAAGCCATTCACGACCTAGCCTACTATTGGCCTCAGTACGCACCCATTACTAGCAAAGCTGACCATGATGCTATGCTTTTCACCTTCTCCAAAGCCACTGGACATGCTGGAACTCGCATTGGGTAAGCATCTCCTTTCACATGACATATAAAATCCATCAAACTATTTAGTCTTATGTCACAATTTGGTCCCTAGATTATACTTATCATCCTGGGACAAAAAAAAAGCTTTAAGTATTAAATTCAGGGGTTAAATGATGACATAAGCCATAAGtgccaaattaaacattaaaacaaaactcaggtatcaaattaaatattaaaaccaaactcaggtaccaaatagtatattaaccctAAAAGTATCCACTTTATAATAAGCTCATATTTTTCATCGTAAATGATCTGCTTTTGATAACTCTACAGCTGGGCTATTGTTAAAGACAAAGTGATCGCCGCCAAGATGGTGAAGTTTATAGAGGTGAGCAGCATCGGCGTATCCAGAGAAGCCCAGCTCCGTGCCGCCAAGGTCCTAGGTTTCATCGCCGACGACTGCCGGAATCCCGACGTCAAAGGTGAAAACTTCTTCGAATACGGCCGCCGCCTCATGTCGGAACGATGGGGAAAGCTCCGGGAAATGGGGATGAAAAGCAATGGTGTTTTCAGCCTGCCTAAGTACCTACGAGATTATTGCAAATTCACCGGCGAATACACTGATTCAAACCCTGGTATAATGCTTTCAATAATCTTATGTACTTATTCTAAGTGATGATATAGCATAATCTCATAGTTCTATGTGGTTCATGTCATTACATCTTAATGGAATTTAaattcatggatcaaattaagaaaaaactGTAAAGTTTCGAGATTAATGTGGATCGAAAAAGGTTACCAAGATGAGAAAAGTTGacaaatttagggactaaattttagtttattccttCATGAAACCTTATTATATTtaactttcttttcctttttctgatGCAGCCTTTGCATGGTTGAAGAGCAGGGAGGGTTTGAACTGTGAGAATCTGTTAAGAGATGAAAGCAAAATAATCACAAGGGCCGGGCCGAGTTTTGGTGGTGACTCAACGTACACAAGGGTTAGCATGCTGAGTCGTGATGTCGAGTTTGAGCTTCTGTTGGAAAGGTTGGCGGCCGTCAAAGGAACCGTCAATGGAAATTAGggtttatttatcatatatatatagaatatgtGCCCTCTTTAATGGAAATTAaggttgatctataatataatatgCCCTCGTCAAAGAAGCCATATCAATGGAAATTAGGGTTTATCTATaataattgtattaaaatttgtaaGTCATGTATGCTAATCtaattaagataaattttattatattaaactcctaaaaatttaaattctataTATCTTCCAAACCCTCAAAAACACCCatcccttttaaaatttaaaaaatatttttaaagaaacatttatatgatacacaaataatataaatt from Gossypium hirsutum isolate 1008001.06 chromosome D04, Gossypium_hirsutum_v2.1, whole genome shotgun sequence encodes:
- the LOC107898658 gene encoding L-tryptophan--pyruvate aminotransferase 1; translated protein: MVVGLVETAVPAAKSTVSSAVKKPTTLSSDPIINVARGDPTIYEPYWKKMGDRCKVVIAGDEFMSYFCNAMNLCWFLLPELDNAIRTLHRVVGNAMVDDDRFIVVGNGSTQLFHALLYALSSSNMLEPINVVAAAPFYSSYPEETKFLRSELYKWAGDANCYDKDEPYIEVVTSPNNPDGSIRGTVVNREGGKAIHDLAYYWPQYAPITSKADHDAMLFTFSKATGHAGTRIGWAIVKDKVIAAKMVKFIEVSSIGVSREAQLRAAKVLGFIADDCRNPDVKGENFFEYGRRLMSERWGKLREMGMKSNGVFSLPKYLRDYCKFTGEYTDSNPAFAWLKSREGLNCENLLRDESKIITRAGPSFGGDSTYTRVSMLSRDVEFELLLERLAAVKGTVNGN